The following proteins are encoded in a genomic region of Galbibacter sp. BG1:
- the polA gene encoding DNA polymerase I, with translation MQDQKRLFLLDAYALIFRGYYAFIKNPRINSKGMDTSAIMGFMNSLLDVIKRENPDHLAVAFDKEGSKDRVEMFEAYKANRDETPEAIRIAVPIIQDILKAMHIPCIEKAGYEADDIIGTLAKQAEKANYKVYMVTPDKDFAQLVSENIFMYRPARMGNGIEIWGIPEVQKKFEVETPEQVIDFLGMMGDSVDNIPGLPGVGEKTAKKFLKEFGSMEALLANTDKLKGKMKEKVEENAEQGILSKKLARIMLDVPVEFHEEDYKLDTPDIPKVQEIFQELEFRRLADNLMKTFGQETAPEEETSEGNTANVNSNLDVQYDLFGNNEAAESATTTVSGFKTIEQVPHFYQQANTPLARKLLLEKLLQQKSVCFDTETTNIKSLEAELVGCAFSWEPGTGHYVSFPEDQKETKAILEEFRPFFENEEIEKIGQNLKYDLKVLSNYNMPVKGPIFDTMIAHYLINPDMRHNMNVLAETYLNYSPVSIETLIGKKGKNQRSMRSVELEKQTEYAVEDADITLQLKNLFAEELPKRNAKKLFEEIEAPLVKVLSDMEIEGINLDENYLKSLSGALNTDIDRLEKAIFEQAGEEFNLASPKQLGPILFDKLKLVDKPKKTKTGQYSTAEDVLSYLAKDHQIVADILEWRQLNKLKSTYVDALPNEINSRTHRIHTVYSQAVAATGRLSSNNPNLQNIPIRTERGRQVRKAFVPRDENYTLLAADYSQIELRIIAALSEEDTMIKAFQEGQDIHVTTASQVFKVAIEDVTREQRSNAKTVNFGIIYGVSAFGLSNQTTLNRSEAKELIDTYYETYPKLKAYMSKQVHYAQDNGYVETILGRRRYLKDINSRNQVVRGAAERNAVNAPIQGSAADIIKIAMINIHQKLKEGNFKTKMLLQVHDELVFDAHKDELDTVKTLIKTEMENAYKLSVPLDVELGTGDNWLEAH, from the coding sequence ATGCAAGATCAAAAACGGCTTTTTCTTTTAGACGCTTACGCTTTAATTTTTAGAGGGTATTACGCATTCATAAAAAATCCACGTATTAATTCCAAAGGTATGGATACTTCTGCTATTATGGGGTTTATGAATTCCCTCTTGGACGTAATTAAAAGAGAAAATCCAGATCATTTAGCGGTTGCTTTCGATAAGGAAGGCAGCAAGGACCGTGTGGAAATGTTTGAAGCTTACAAAGCCAATCGCGATGAAACGCCGGAAGCCATTCGTATTGCAGTACCGATTATTCAAGATATTTTAAAAGCCATGCATATTCCCTGCATAGAAAAAGCGGGATATGAAGCCGATGATATCATTGGAACACTTGCAAAGCAGGCGGAAAAAGCCAACTATAAAGTTTACATGGTGACTCCCGATAAAGATTTTGCCCAGTTGGTTTCTGAAAATATATTTATGTACCGCCCAGCAAGAATGGGAAATGGTATTGAAATTTGGGGAATTCCGGAGGTACAAAAGAAATTTGAAGTAGAAACTCCAGAACAGGTTATTGATTTTCTCGGAATGATGGGGGATTCGGTTGATAACATTCCAGGTTTACCAGGCGTGGGAGAAAAAACGGCGAAAAAGTTTTTAAAAGAATTTGGTAGCATGGAAGCACTTTTAGCAAATACCGACAAGCTAAAAGGAAAAATGAAGGAAAAAGTAGAAGAAAATGCAGAACAGGGAATTCTATCTAAAAAACTGGCACGCATCATGCTGGATGTACCAGTAGAATTTCATGAAGAAGACTATAAACTGGATACTCCCGATATTCCAAAAGTGCAAGAAATCTTTCAAGAATTGGAGTTTAGAAGGCTCGCCGATAACCTTATGAAAACCTTCGGACAGGAAACGGCTCCAGAGGAAGAAACTTCCGAAGGGAATACAGCCAATGTAAACTCTAATTTAGACGTTCAATACGATCTTTTTGGGAACAACGAGGCTGCTGAAAGTGCTACAACTACAGTTTCTGGATTCAAAACCATTGAACAGGTACCGCATTTTTACCAACAGGCCAACACACCGTTGGCACGAAAACTATTGCTGGAAAAGCTATTGCAACAAAAAAGTGTTTGTTTTGACACGGAAACCACGAACATAAAATCCTTGGAAGCCGAGCTGGTTGGCTGTGCGTTTTCATGGGAACCTGGAACGGGGCATTATGTTTCTTTCCCTGAAGATCAAAAGGAAACAAAAGCAATTTTGGAAGAATTTCGACCGTTTTTTGAAAACGAGGAAATTGAAAAAATAGGACAAAATCTTAAGTACGACCTCAAAGTTTTGTCCAATTACAACATGCCTGTAAAAGGCCCTATTTTTGATACCATGATTGCGCATTATCTTATCAATCCAGATATGCGTCACAATATGAATGTCCTCGCAGAAACCTATTTAAATTACAGTCCGGTTTCCATAGAAACCCTTATAGGGAAAAAAGGCAAAAACCAGCGTTCCATGCGATCCGTAGAATTGGAAAAACAAACGGAGTATGCGGTTGAAGATGCTGATATTACCCTTCAGTTAAAAAATCTTTTTGCTGAAGAACTACCGAAACGAAATGCAAAAAAGCTTTTTGAAGAGATTGAAGCTCCGCTGGTAAAAGTGCTTTCCGACATGGAAATTGAGGGAATCAATTTAGATGAAAACTACCTGAAAAGTTTAAGTGGCGCTCTAAATACCGATATCGATCGTCTGGAAAAAGCCATTTTTGAACAAGCTGGGGAAGAATTCAATTTAGCATCCCCAAAGCAATTAGGTCCGATTTTATTTGACAAATTGAAGCTAGTCGACAAACCGAAAAAGACCAAAACAGGTCAATATTCCACTGCGGAAGATGTACTTTCGTATCTGGCAAAAGATCATCAAATTGTAGCTGATATTTTGGAATGGCGCCAATTGAACAAGCTCAAAAGCACCTATGTGGATGCGCTTCCCAACGAGATAAATTCCAGAACGCATCGCATTCATACTGTTTACAGTCAGGCGGTAGCGGCAACCGGAAGGTTGAGTTCCAACAATCCGAATTTGCAGAATATCCCGATAAGAACCGAAAGAGGAAGACAGGTTCGGAAGGCTTTTGTTCCAAGAGATGAAAACTACACTTTGCTAGCCGCGGATTATTCACAAATTGAACTCCGCATTATCGCAGCGTTAAGTGAGGAGGACACCATGATAAAAGCCTTTCAAGAAGGTCAGGATATTCACGTAACAACGGCTTCACAAGTGTTCAAAGTAGCTATTGAAGATGTTACCCGCGAGCAGCGAAGCAATGCCAAAACAGTAAACTTCGGTATTATCTATGGAGTTTCCGCTTTCGGACTAAGCAACCAAACTACCTTGAATAGAAGTGAAGCCAAAGAATTAATAGATACCTATTATGAAACATATCCTAAATTAAAGGCATACATGAGCAAACAAGTTCATTATGCGCAGGATAACGGTTATGTGGAAACCATTTTAGGAAGGCGTCGTTATTTAAAAGATATTAATTCCCGTAATCAAGTGGTTAGAGGAGCCGCCGAAAGAAATGCCGTAAATGCTCCAATCCAGGGAAGCGCTGCAGACATCATTAAAATTGCGATGATTAATATTCACCAAAAACTAAAAGAAGGCAATTTTAAAACCAAAATGCTGCTTCAAGTGCACGATGAATTGGTATTCGACGCCCATAAAGACGAACTGGACACCGTAAAAACCCTCATCAAAACCGAAATGGAAAACGCATACAAACTAAGCGTACCATTGGATGTTGAACTGGGCACAGGCGATAACTGGTTGGAGGCGCATTGA
- a CDS encoding SusC/RagA family TonB-linked outer membrane protein, with protein MKIKTNWIVPFLLVVGMHFGFSQEKPITGTVVDQDGLPLPGANVIIKGTSSGTQTDFDGNYSISADQGQTLVFSFLGQKTEERRVGSSNTIDVTLQLDAQALDEVIVTAYGTSTKEAFTGSASVVSSEDLEIRNVTSPIAAIEGRATGVQFTSSAGPGSSPGIVIRGVGTLNGDTDPLYIVDGIQYEGSLNTINQEDIASFTILKDAASTSLYGSRAANGVVIITTKQGTNGAIKVNASMQYGLVSPSIPFYEEVSPGEYYETMWEALKNSSAGAGDPAFASANIYNNLGYNPFNVPNNEIVGTDGRLNPNARVIYKSLDWYDELSRTGVRQNYNVNVSGGGENHSVFFSASYLDEESYVITSGFDRLTTRLNAEFDVSNHIKIGGSANIAITESSAPSSAGENSIVNPFGFAKNIGSIYPVYVNDLQGNLVRDVFGDLVFDSGEGFPEFNIGSRPISQGRHALQELLLNDERDRDNTYGFRFFTEIKILDGLNLRLNYGRDINELLEKEYENAIIGDAQPDGRYSETRARRQVENFNQLLTYTKSFGGHNLDITLGHESFDRTFSSNNGLKTIQAANGIFEFDNFSNIVDLGGSSTRKGLEGYFSRLNYNFDNRYYLSASARRDGSSVFSEDSRWGTFYSIGGSWRIDQESFMDNVSFINQLKLRGSYGEVGNDDLNDFFLSQARFSITSNAADPAIIFTDIGNDELQWETIETYDVALEFALFNNILEGSVEYYKRNSSDLLYLLPIPLSNGLNEVPVNVGDMFNSGWEFALTTRLINKNDFRWNVTLQASTFKNEITSLPNPFVDGQQRWEEGRSRFDFYILRTAGVDPDTGDQLFLQYELDDDGNSVPVLDSNGEIATTTDWQDTERAYTGDSSIPDLLGSVASTINYKGFSLDFLVNYGVGGKFLDFGYAAMMHSGNYGSSYHPDILNAWRQPGDITSVPRLEAGNPNIVRQASDRFLTDASFWTLRNINLGYSFDGDIAKQIGVDNLRLSVIGENLYTKSKRTGANPQAELAGTPEGNTFNPPRTFSIGLNVGF; from the coding sequence ATGAAAATTAAAACTAATTGGATTGTTCCATTTCTCTTAGTGGTAGGAATGCATTTCGGTTTTTCTCAAGAAAAACCGATTACTGGTACTGTTGTAGACCAGGACGGACTTCCACTTCCGGGAGCAAACGTAATTATTAAAGGCACCTCTTCGGGTACCCAAACTGATTTTGACGGAAATTATTCTATTTCAGCTGATCAAGGTCAAACACTTGTCTTTTCCTTTCTAGGACAAAAAACAGAAGAGAGAAGGGTTGGCTCGTCCAACACTATTGACGTTACTTTACAATTAGATGCCCAAGCACTAGACGAAGTAATTGTTACTGCATACGGAACAAGCACGAAAGAAGCATTTACTGGCTCCGCTAGCGTTGTAAGTTCAGAAGACTTGGAAATAAGAAATGTTACTTCCCCTATTGCAGCTATAGAAGGTAGAGCAACAGGGGTTCAATTTACCTCATCTGCTGGTCCTGGATCCTCTCCAGGTATAGTTATTCGAGGTGTCGGTACATTAAACGGAGATACAGATCCATTGTATATTGTAGATGGAATTCAATACGAAGGTAGCTTAAATACTATAAATCAAGAAGACATTGCATCTTTTACCATTCTCAAAGATGCCGCATCTACCTCTTTATATGGATCCAGAGCGGCCAATGGCGTGGTAATTATAACAACAAAGCAAGGTACAAATGGAGCCATTAAGGTAAATGCTTCGATGCAGTACGGTTTGGTTTCTCCTTCGATACCGTTTTACGAAGAAGTTTCCCCTGGTGAATATTACGAAACCATGTGGGAGGCTTTAAAGAATTCCAGCGCCGGTGCTGGAGATCCTGCTTTTGCATCAGCCAATATTTATAATAATTTAGGATATAACCCTTTCAATGTTCCGAACAATGAAATTGTAGGAACAGACGGTAGATTAAACCCTAACGCCAGGGTTATCTATAAAAGCCTTGACTGGTACGATGAGTTATCTAGAACGGGAGTTAGACAAAATTACAATGTTAATGTTTCTGGCGGAGGTGAAAATCACAGCGTATTCTTCTCTGCATCCTATCTTGATGAAGAAAGCTACGTAATTACTTCGGGATTTGATCGTTTAACTACTCGACTCAATGCGGAATTTGATGTCAGCAATCATATAAAAATTGGAGGTAGTGCAAATATTGCCATTACCGAGTCTTCTGCCCCTAGTTCTGCCGGTGAAAACAGCATTGTAAACCCTTTTGGTTTTGCTAAAAACATTGGTTCAATATACCCAGTTTATGTTAATGATCTTCAAGGAAATCTAGTTCGAGACGTTTTTGGAGATTTAGTTTTTGATAGTGGTGAAGGGTTTCCAGAGTTCAATATAGGATCCAGACCTATAAGCCAAGGGCGACATGCTTTACAAGAACTTCTTTTAAATGATGAAAGAGACAGAGATAACACTTATGGGTTTCGTTTTTTCACAGAAATTAAAATTTTAGATGGACTTAATCTTAGACTGAACTATGGTCGGGATATCAATGAGCTCTTGGAAAAGGAATATGAAAATGCTATAATCGGTGATGCTCAACCTGACGGAAGATACAGTGAAACAAGGGCTCGAAGACAGGTGGAAAACTTCAATCAGCTACTTACCTATACCAAAAGCTTTGGTGGCCATAATTTAGACATCACATTAGGTCACGAAAGTTTCGATCGCACTTTTTCTAGTAATAACGGTTTAAAAACTATTCAAGCCGCTAATGGCATCTTTGAGTTTGATAATTTTTCAAACATAGTAGATTTAGGCGGATCCTCTACAAGAAAGGGTCTTGAAGGTTATTTTTCTAGGCTTAATTATAATTTCGATAACAGATATTATTTGAGTGCTTCGGCGAGAAGAGATGGTTCTTCCGTTTTTAGCGAAGATTCTAGATGGGGAACATTCTATTCTATTGGTGGCTCTTGGAGAATAGATCAAGAAAGTTTCATGGATAACGTTTCCTTTATTAATCAATTAAAACTTAGAGGTTCTTATGGGGAAGTAGGAAATGATGATTTAAATGACTTCTTTTTGTCTCAAGCCAGATTTTCCATTACCTCCAATGCAGCAGATCCCGCTATTATTTTTACAGATATTGGAAATGATGAATTACAGTGGGAAACTATAGAAACCTATGATGTTGCATTGGAATTTGCCTTGTTCAATAACATTCTAGAAGGTTCTGTAGAATATTACAAAAGAAACTCTTCCGACTTACTTTATTTACTTCCCATTCCACTAAGTAATGGTTTAAATGAAGTACCGGTGAATGTGGGTGACATGTTTAATTCAGGGTGGGAATTTGCATTAACAACACGTTTAATAAATAAGAACGATTTTCGATGGAATGTTACGCTTCAGGCGTCCACGTTTAAGAATGAAATTACAAGCTTGCCAAATCCTTTTGTCGATGGCCAACAACGTTGGGAAGAAGGAAGATCTAGATTCGATTTTTATATTTTAAGAACTGCCGGTGTAGACCCAGATACGGGTGATCAATTGTTTTTGCAATATGAATTGGACGACGACGGAAATAGTGTTCCTGTATTAGACTCCAATGGGGAAATTGCCACTACAACCGATTGGCAAGATACAGAAAGAGCCTATACTGGAGATAGCTCCATTCCAGACCTCTTGGGATCCGTTGCCAGTACAATTAACTATAAAGGCTTTTCGCTCGACTTTTTAGTGAATTATGGTGTTGGTGGAAAATTTTTAGATTTTGGATATGCCGCTATGATGCACAGCGGAAACTATGGTAGCTCTTATCATCCAGATATTTTGAATGCCTGGAGACAACCAGGAGACATTACAAGCGTACCACGTTTGGAAGCAGGAAATCCTAACATCGTAAGACAGGCTTCTGACAGATTTCTTACTGATGCTTCATTCTGGACACTTAGAAACATCAATTTAGGATATTCCTTTGATGGTGACATTGCTAAACAAATTGGAGTTGATAACTTAAGACTCTCTGTAATTGGTGAAAATTTATATACAAAAAGTAAAAGGACTGGAGCAAATCCTCAAGCCGAATTAGCTGGGACACCCGAGGGTAATACATTTAATCCACCAAGAACTTTTTCGATTGGATTAAATGTTGGATTTTAA